In the Streptomyces sp. WMMC940 genome, CTGACCCTGACGGTCATGCGGCTGGGTTTCCTGGCCGTTCTGTGGCTGTTCGTCATCGTGGCCGTCCAGGTCATCCGTAGCGACCTGTTCGGCACCCGCGTCACGCAGCGCGGCTCGCGCCGCAACGCCGACGCTCGGCCGCAGCAGGCCGCGCGCCAGGCGGCCGCGCCTCCTCAGCAGCGCCAGCAGGCGACGCGCCAGCGCCGGGGGGCGCCCACCAAGCTGGTCGTCACCGAAGGCTCCCTCACCGGCACCACGGTCGCGCTGCAGGGTCAGACGATCACGCTGGGCCGTGCGCACGATTCCACCATCGTGCTGGACGACGACTACGCCTCCAGTCGGCATGCCAGGATCTACCCGGACCGTGACGGCCAGTGGATCGTCGAGGACCTCGGGTCCACCAACGGCACGTATCTCGACCGGACCCGGCTCACCACCCCGACACCGATTCCGCCGGGCGCGCCGATCCGCATCGGCAAGACCGTCATCGAGCTGCGGAAGTAGTACGACAATGAGCGAGCGGAGCGAGCGAGCCGCGGCGGTCCGCACGGAGGACCCCGCAGCGGTCCCGGCGACGGACCGGGGCAGGCTCCCGACCGGAGGGTGGGCAGTGTGGCTCGAGACCGGCTGTACCCCGAGGCAGCGTCGACAGGGCAGGTGCGCATGAGTCTGTCACTGCGCTTCGCCGCCGGATCGCACAAGGGCATGATCCGGGAGGGCAACGAGGACTCCGGCTACGCCGGTCCCCGTCTTCTCGCGATCGCCGACGGCATGGGCGGCCAGGCGGCCGGCGAGGTCGCCTCGTCGGAGGTCATCTCCACGCTCGTCCAGCTCGACGACGACATCCCGGGCTCGGACATCCTCACCTCGCTCGGTACCGCCGTGCAGCGGGCCAACGAGCAGCTGCGCCTGATGGTCGAGGAGGACCCCCAGCTCGAGGGCATGGGCACCACGCTGACCGCGCTGCTGTGGACCGGACAGCGGCTCGGCCTCGTGCACGTCGGCGACTCCCGCGCGTACCTGCTCCGCGACGGGGTGCTGACCCAGATCACGCAGG is a window encoding:
- a CDS encoding FHA domain-containing protein FhaB/FipA, which translates into the protein MSELTLTVMRLGFLAVLWLFVIVAVQVIRSDLFGTRVTQRGSRRNADARPQQAARQAAAPPQQRQQATRQRRGAPTKLVVTEGSLTGTTVALQGQTITLGRAHDSTIVLDDDYASSRHARIYPDRDGQWIVEDLGSTNGTYLDRTRLTTPTPIPPGAPIRIGKTVIELRK